One segment of Mycoplasma sp. E35C DNA contains the following:
- a CDS encoding P68 family surface lipoprotein — translation MKRKVFKKMVGLMSLASASALIAASCGHRANNTGKPAFDQIDDGKIVVANTFSTSSTVYKAIEDVIKEYNKQKSDSDYEVVLRPIGSGYPDGSKQTSIKLETSDTSNFYNLIFNYDNIVANLLRYNMGLAFDKGENKVDTSKFAKEFLDLNYQIAGNTDQSIYSLPFTKSTEVLVTNIPVLYQLLSEAKNKGDLTLAENTETTNTWTEWENKAKKNLGKASDQKITSEKISKLWGNYKSVDGGLKGYTLDLTKVFETHKALFEFATRIAKSYPDNLPTPKKRVPTGPNGVLGIDSGSNYLYTSSLSQVNGDWNKFIIRKSNDSKYYDFPGLINNDDNRQRELEESYNNVKPLIDSNGLYLNKGGQYSSNWEKFHQLVFFLGSTSGYWQSFAPAKENSSYRLVFKTSGDINANNNTYQFPNYTSDLYAPTKDEHDAGALAAFKWSSKRYVIYEKEKLTEELKKIETNISFVDSEPATGNVSKSEAALKTALTNVKFKTDVNEKDKLIGWIGTNFVLSSFDKKVQEKIYSGGKFYDPKREAAFVLANDADKVAVSSEETLQEDEADIRLAPTKFDESNTKHIITTQGANLIGIHANENEDRETKKFVNWLINEGNVKIDFEENKKIVKFDGIPLDYIIRRASYLLPSKDYLNNVDQTQKTSYEKVAIKAIKSIIDDPENYVAYSDPAEYRSATFRGNLDTYFVAANEEAYNFEKFIKELIKNIDPILKE, via the coding sequence ATGAAGAGAAAAGTTTTTAAAAAAATGGTAGGGCTGATGAGCTTAGCATCAGCAAGTGCACTGATTGCAGCAAGCTGTGGTCACAGGGCTAATAATACAGGAAAACCAGCTTTTGATCAAATAGATGATGGAAAGATTGTTGTTGCTAACACTTTCTCAACTTCAAGCACTGTATACAAAGCAATAGAAGATGTTATTAAAGAATATAACAAGCAAAAATCTGATAGTGATTACGAAGTTGTGTTACGTCCGATTGGTAGCGGATACCCAGATGGTAGCAAACAAACCAGTATTAAATTAGAAACTTCTGATACAAGTAATTTTTATAATCTAATCTTCAACTATGACAATATAGTAGCCAATTTATTGCGATACAATATGGGGCTAGCCTTTGATAAAGGTGAAAATAAAGTTGATACTAGCAAATTTGCTAAGGAATTCTTAGATTTAAACTATCAAATTGCTGGTAACACAGATCAAAGCATTTATTCATTGCCATTTACTAAATCTACAGAAGTTTTAGTAACTAACATTCCAGTTCTTTATCAATTGCTTTCTGAAGCTAAAAATAAAGGTGATTTAACGCTTGCTGAAAACACAGAAACAACTAATACTTGAACTGAATGAGAAAATAAAGCTAAGAAAAATCTAGGTAAAGCGAGTGATCAAAAGATTACATCTGAAAAAATTTCTAAGCTTTGAGGAAATTATAAATCAGTAGATGGTGGTTTGAAGGGTTATACTCTTGATTTAACTAAGGTGTTTGAAACTCACAAAGCATTATTCGAATTTGCTACTAGAATTGCTAAATCTTACCCCGATAATTTACCTACACCTAAAAAAAGGGTTCCAACAGGACCTAACGGTGTTTTAGGTATTGACTCTGGTTCAAACTATTTATATACAAGCTCATTATCACAAGTTAATGGTGATTGAAATAAATTTATTATCAGAAAATCAAATGACTCTAAATATTACGACTTCCCTGGGTTGATTAATAATGACGATAATAGACAAAGAGAGTTGGAAGAATCATACAATAATGTTAAACCATTAATTGATAGCAACGGTTTATATTTAAACAAGGGTGGGCAATATTCATCAAACTGAGAAAAATTCCATCAATTAGTATTCTTCTTAGGTTCAACCTCTGGTTATTGACAAAGTTTTGCTCCTGCGAAGGAAAATTCATCATATCGATTGGTATTCAAAACAAGTGGTGATATTAATGCGAATAATAATACTTATCAATTCCCTAACTACACTTCAGACTTATACGCTCCAACAAAAGATGAACACGACGCTGGCGCTTTAGCTGCGTTCAAATGAAGTAGTAAACGCTATGTTATTTATGAAAAAGAAAAATTAACAGAAGAATTAAAGAAAATTGAAACTAACATTTCTTTTGTAGATTCAGAACCTGCTACAGGTAATGTTTCAAAATCAGAAGCTGCGTTAAAAACTGCTTTAACTAATGTAAAGTTTAAAACTGATGTTAATGAAAAAGATAAATTAATTGGTTGAATTGGTACAAATTTTGTATTATCTTCATTTGATAAAAAAGTTCAAGAAAAAATTTATTCTGGTGGTAAATTCTATGATCCAAAACGTGAAGCTGCTTTCGTGTTAGCTAATGATGCTGATAAAGTGGCGGTTTCTAGTGAAGAAACACTTCAAGAAGATGAAGCAGACATCAGATTAGCTCCAACTAAATTTGATGAATCTAATACTAAACACATTATTACCACTCAAGGTGCTAACTTAATTGGTATTCATGCTAACGAAAACGAAGACAGAGAGACTAAGAAATTCGTTAACTGATTAATTAATGAAGGTAATGTAAAAATAGATTTTGAAGAAAATAAAAAAATTGTAAAATTTGATGGAATTCCTCTAGATTACATTATTAGAAGAGCTTCTTATCTATTACCTTCTAAAGATTATCTTAATAATGTTGATCAAACTCAAAAAACCTCTTATGAAAAAGTGGCAATTAAAGCAATCAAGAGCATTATTGATGACCCAGAAAATTATGTAGCTTACAGTGATCCTGCAGAATATAGAAGCGCTACTTTCAGAGGCAATCTCGACACATATTTTGTTGCCGCTAATGAAGAAGCTTATAATTTTGAAAAATTTATAAAAGAATTAATTAAAAATATTGACCCAATATTAAAAGAATAA
- a CDS encoding thermonuclease family protein: MKFKKIMLFTGLIGVLSPIISSCGNSSHKTTNAEVNKLEYWEDQKNQLLVHLPDYEIENLQKAQISYWRDGDTPEIILYNEKGNLSGAALAVRIQGIDTPEKTRVDNKDIKKRVPADQPELKYAELASQEAESLLPKGTDVWFRSTGGKSYDRLVGTIYYDFNPKEKTAKNFSAYMVEKGLAIPLIDNVADLSNKSNGLLISTKPIAIATNIAVLAKRNIWSEDENLSVSITKVYKIRGASPNWINYLDPDSSLWQKYAGRFQRSVWEFYKKEEANK, translated from the coding sequence ATGAAATTTAAAAAAATAATGTTATTCACTGGTTTAATTGGTGTCTTATCTCCAATTATTAGCTCATGCGGAAATAGCTCTCACAAAACAACAAATGCTGAAGTTAATAAATTAGAGTATTGAGAAGACCAAAAAAATCAATTATTAGTTCATTTACCAGATTATGAAATAGAGAATTTACAAAAAGCTCAGATTTCATATTGACGGGATGGGGATACTCCAGAAATCATTCTTTATAACGAAAAAGGGAATTTATCTGGTGCTGCTCTTGCAGTAAGAATTCAAGGGATTGATACCCCAGAAAAAACCAGAGTAGATAATAAGGATATTAAAAAAAGAGTGCCGGCTGATCAACCAGAGCTTAAGTATGCTGAGTTAGCGTCGCAAGAAGCTGAAAGTTTGTTGCCAAAAGGAACAGATGTTTGGTTTAGATCAACTGGTGGTAAAAGTTATGATCGTTTAGTTGGTACGATTTATTACGACTTTAATCCAAAAGAAAAAACCGCAAAAAACTTCTCTGCTTATATGGTTGAAAAAGGCTTAGCCATTCCGCTAATTGATAATGTTGCTGATTTATCTAATAAAAGTAATGGTTTGTTAATATCAACTAAACCAATTGCGATAGCTACTAATATAGCGGTTCTTGCTAAAAGAAATATCTGATCAGAAGATGAGAATCTTAGCGTTTCAATAACCAAAGTATACAAAATACGTGGTGCTAGCCCAAATTGAATTAATTACTTAGATCCAGACTCATCACTGTGACAAAAATATGCTGGCCGCTTCCAAAGAAGTGTTTGGGAATTTTATAAAAAAGAAGAAGCTAATAAATAA
- a CDS encoding ABC transporter ATP-binding protein, whose translation MEPKSTLELQIDNYQSKFEEYSKQKYETPAIIIKNLVVDFGETLALDNISFEIKKGKLVTFLGPSGCGKTTTLNAIAGLLTPTSGEILFSGIDVTEKGPKDRKLGLVFQNYALYPHLTVYENIAFPLYNDQAWKRKVMFKSQMGLTRAQIVIFKANGATDDEMNALIKAAENCYYIPIQMQIDLDNKQVALHKRLKELMSNRNLLPIKKQIEISKLSKRVEEELKLSKTKSSTEITKIREDYNKAVSEVKARYKDLIKNNKAEINKEKQRIKTLPEYLEVKKIKSNLKRVNRELITHFKNLRSNLVQKYTLNFDKVTPEQKVEYDNYMKQNVSLREAINQAVLEVANRVEITKNLAKLPTKLSGGQQQRVAIARSIVRHPKILLMDEPLSNLDAKLRVQTRQWIRSIQTELKITTIFVTHDQEEAMSISDEIVCMSNGLIQQIGTPNELFNEPKNEFVAKFLGLPEMNIFTCSIKDKKIYFKDKEICSTDIDKDYEAIRVGFRDDNIIIKDGGINTATIEHIENLGKVIIAKCRFKDELINMKLDHEHYQLGDKVSFDIDKNKLHYFDVKTTNRI comes from the coding sequence ATGGAACCAAAATCTACATTAGAACTGCAGATTGACAATTATCAAAGCAAGTTTGAAGAATATTCAAAACAAAAATACGAAACCCCAGCAATTATTATTAAAAATTTAGTGGTTGATTTCGGTGAAACTTTAGCTTTAGATAACATTTCATTTGAAATCAAAAAAGGTAAATTAGTTACCTTTTTAGGGCCTTCAGGTTGCGGTAAAACCACAACCTTAAATGCGATTGCTGGTTTATTAACGCCAACAAGTGGTGAAATTTTATTCTCAGGAATTGATGTAACAGAAAAAGGACCTAAAGACCGTAAATTAGGATTGGTGTTTCAAAACTACGCATTATATCCGCATTTAACTGTGTATGAAAACATTGCTTTTCCACTTTATAATGACCAAGCTTGAAAAAGAAAAGTAATGTTTAAATCACAAATGGGTTTAACCAGAGCTCAAATTGTTATTTTCAAAGCTAACGGTGCTACTGATGATGAAATGAACGCTTTAATTAAAGCTGCTGAGAATTGTTATTACATTCCAATTCAAATGCAGATTGATTTAGATAACAAACAAGTTGCACTTCACAAGAGATTGAAAGAGTTGATGAGTAATCGTAATTTACTTCCGATTAAAAAACAAATTGAAATTTCAAAACTTTCAAAAAGAGTTGAAGAGGAATTAAAGTTATCTAAAACTAAATCAAGTACAGAAATAACTAAGATTAGAGAAGATTACAACAAGGCTGTTTCTGAAGTTAAAGCTCGTTATAAAGATCTAATTAAAAACAATAAAGCAGAGATCAATAAAGAAAAACAAAGAATTAAAACTTTACCTGAGTATCTAGAAGTTAAAAAGATTAAATCAAACCTTAAACGAGTTAATCGTGAATTGATTACTCACTTCAAAAATCTTAGATCAAATTTAGTTCAAAAATATACTCTTAATTTTGATAAAGTTACTCCAGAACAAAAGGTTGAATATGATAACTATATGAAACAAAATGTTTCATTAAGAGAAGCGATCAACCAAGCAGTTCTAGAAGTGGCAAATCGCGTAGAAATTACGAAAAATTTAGCAAAATTACCAACTAAATTATCAGGTGGTCAACAACAACGTGTAGCGATTGCTCGAAGTATTGTGCGTCATCCGAAAATCTTATTAATGGACGAACCACTTTCAAACCTAGATGCTAAACTTCGGGTTCAAACAAGACAATGAATTCGTTCTATCCAAACTGAGTTGAAAATAACAACAATTTTTGTAACTCACGACCAAGAAGAAGCAATGTCAATTTCAGATGAAATTGTATGTATGTCTAATGGGTTAATCCAACAAATCGGAACACCAAATGAATTGTTTAATGAACCTAAAAATGAGTTTGTTGCTAAATTCTTAGGTCTACCTGAAATGAACATCTTTACATGTTCAATTAAGGACAAAAAAATTTACTTCAAAGATAAAGAAATTTGTTCTACTGATATTGATAAAGATTATGAAGCAATCCGTGTTGGATTCAGAGATGATAATATCATCATTAAAGATGGTGGTATTAACACAGCAACTATTGAACATATTGAAAATCTAGGTAAAGTAATTATTGCTAAATGTCGTTTCAAAGACGAATTAATCAATATGAAACTGGATCATGAACATTACCAATTAGGAGATAAAGTTAGTTTTGATATCGATAAAAATAAACTTCATTATTTTGATGTAAAAACTACGAATAGAATTTAG
- a CDS encoding carbohydrate ABC transporter permease has translation MFFKWLVKRRQKTKKTELGVLDKKVSLWIPLLLLFPSFIAILLFTIFPFFMVTEKAFFPLEDKKDIFSGTYFGFSEFEKLFNTQPFIIGLRNSFLYSIISLPLSLLISLIISTAIVFVYNKIARGFWQTIFFLPYVTSSVAVSVAFIYILDSSTGILNKILGVNIEWLNKKQTDNFNALGSILIYGVWRNLAFNVLILSTAMLSIDKTLYKAASIDGANPVTQFFKITLPSIKKTINFLLTVGILGGLQVFPLALFENNPDQAIANGGSTILIYIFKALESDTALAAAATVILFVLGVLYGTFLRQSINFIDALILRVKIKYVRFKAKI, from the coding sequence ATGTTTTTTAAATGATTAGTTAAAAGACGGCAAAAAACTAAAAAAACCGAACTAGGTGTTCTAGACAAAAAAGTTTCACTTTGAATTCCTTTATTGTTATTATTCCCTAGTTTTATTGCTATCTTATTATTTACAATCTTTCCATTCTTCATGGTAACTGAAAAAGCGTTTTTCCCTTTAGAAGATAAAAAAGACATATTTTCTGGAACTTATTTTGGGTTTAGTGAATTTGAAAAACTTTTCAATACCCAACCGTTTATTATCGGATTAAGAAATTCGTTTTTATATTCAATAATATCATTACCACTAAGTTTACTTATTTCACTGATTATTTCAACAGCAATAGTTTTTGTTTATAACAAAATTGCTCGCGGATTTTGACAAACAATCTTTTTCTTACCTTATGTAACTTCATCAGTTGCTGTTTCTGTTGCCTTCATTTATATCTTAGATTCATCAACAGGAATCTTAAATAAAATCTTAGGAGTAAACATTGAATGATTAAATAAAAAGCAAACTGATAACTTTAATGCTCTTGGTAGTATTTTAATTTACGGGGTATGACGTAATTTGGCGTTCAATGTTTTAATCTTGTCAACAGCAATGTTATCGATTGATAAAACATTATACAAAGCAGCATCAATCGATGGTGCTAATCCAGTTACACAATTCTTTAAAATCACATTACCTTCAATTAAAAAAACAATCAATTTCTTATTGACAGTAGGAATCTTAGGTGGGTTGCAAGTATTCCCGTTAGCACTCTTCGAAAACAACCCAGATCAAGCTATCGCAAACGGTGGATCAACAATTTTAATTTATATTTTTAAAGCATTAGAAAGTGATACAGCTCTTGCTGCTGCGGCCACTGTAATTTTATTCGTATTAGGTGTTTTATACGGAACCTTCTTAAGACAATCAATCAATTTTATTGATGCACTTATTTTAAGGGTGAAAATCAAATATGTTCGGTTTAAAGCTAAAATTTAG
- a CDS encoding carbohydrate ABC transporter permease, whose product MFGLKLKFRNWLFKFKIKKNYERVAFEVKDRSWKKTILGFIIKSLILLFFGMIIIFPFYLMIVVGLSSDDLVRDPRSPILWPDSWNFNNFSRVLADGEYWIALLSSAFITALSVILKLFFTMTFGYAFSLRKWRFKRLIWAFYLSILILPESALLLGQYRVVTILQWNKSDDVKTLISLVTPYVASIFSGYMFKNAFEAIPDRIKESALIDGCSGFKFFFKVAIPLVKPTIWTVTILTSFAAWNSFLWPRLLLGDKPGLFSVINLWVLNQGFDQLSDKNSAAQSSLANLRMIAAILAIIPMFIVYFIFRRQIINAVGKRGNNTIKG is encoded by the coding sequence ATGTTCGGTTTAAAGCTAAAATTTAGAAATTGATTATTTAAATTCAAAATTAAGAAAAACTACGAACGAGTAGCTTTTGAAGTCAAGGATCGTAGTTGAAAAAAAACAATCTTAGGATTTATCATTAAATCCTTAATATTGTTATTTTTCGGAATGATTATTATTTTTCCGTTTTATCTAATGATTGTGGTTGGATTATCATCAGATGATTTAGTAAGAGATCCAAGATCTCCTATTTTATGACCAGATTCATGAAACTTTAATAACTTTTCACGAGTGTTAGCTGACGGTGAATATTGAATTGCTTTATTATCATCCGCTTTCATTACAGCGTTATCTGTAATTTTAAAGTTATTCTTTACAATGACTTTTGGTTATGCTTTTTCATTAAGAAAATGAAGATTTAAACGTTTGATCTGAGCATTTTATTTATCAATCTTAATTCTTCCAGAATCAGCCTTATTACTTGGACAATATAGAGTTGTTACTATACTTCAGTGAAATAAATCTGATGATGTAAAGACCCTTATTTCATTGGTAACACCATATGTTGCATCAATATTTTCTGGATATATGTTTAAAAATGCTTTTGAAGCAATTCCAGATAGAATTAAAGAATCAGCATTAATTGATGGATGTAGTGGTTTTAAATTCTTCTTTAAAGTAGCAATTCCTTTAGTCAAACCAACTATTTGAACAGTTACAATTCTGACTTCGTTTGCAGCTTGAAACTCATTCTTATGACCACGATTGTTGTTAGGCGACAAACCAGGATTATTCAGCGTCATTAACCTTTGAGTGCTAAATCAAGGATTTGACCAGTTATCAGATAAAAATTCTGCTGCACAAAGTAGTTTAGCTAACTTAAGAATGATTGCCGCTATTTTAGCAATCATACCAATGTTCATTGTTTATTTCATCTTCAGACGGCAAATTATCAACGCTGTTGGTAAACGTGGAAACAATACAATTAAAGGTTAA
- a CDS encoding bifunctional oligoribonuclease/PAP phosphatase NrnA: protein MIKGSIKEAVKIIENYDNIVIFHHIRPDGDCLGSQFGLSELIKLNYPQKTVKVVGDKKESFPFLEMNHDQLDHEWFKDKKVLAIVVDANFKDRIESRHFLDENLFDAVLRIDHHPNEDDLDAKAFFVDSSYIAAAEQIADIAYQAKWKVNTNAANYLYLGIYTDSGRFLFKNTSARTYQLASFLVSSGAETFRINQELTKVTLKDMAFQQYVYANYQTKDDVIYFVCSKAVQEKLNRNSRECARVNMLANIEQFRIWLFFIEEDDNKWRIEFRSNGPSVRTVAVKWGGGGHEMASGAIIEGFDNIANVVSDCSDQIKEYLKN, encoded by the coding sequence ATGATTAAAGGAAGTATTAAAGAAGCAGTAAAAATCATTGAAAATTACGATAATATCGTAATTTTTCACCATATTAGACCTGATGGAGATTGCTTAGGATCTCAATTTGGTTTAAGTGAATTAATTAAACTAAATTATCCACAAAAAACAGTTAAAGTTGTGGGTGATAAAAAAGAAAGTTTTCCTTTTTTAGAAATGAACCATGATCAACTTGATCATGAATGATTTAAAGATAAAAAAGTATTGGCAATCGTTGTTGATGCTAACTTTAAAGACAGAATTGAATCAAGACATTTCTTAGATGAAAATTTATTTGATGCAGTATTAAGAATTGATCACCACCCAAATGAAGATGATCTAGATGCTAAGGCTTTCTTTGTTGATTCAAGTTACATTGCAGCCGCTGAACAAATTGCTGACATTGCTTATCAAGCAAAATGAAAAGTTAATACTAATGCGGCTAATTACTTATATTTAGGTATCTATACTGACTCTGGTAGATTTTTATTTAAAAACACATCAGCCAGAACATACCAATTGGCAAGCTTTTTAGTATCAAGTGGGGCTGAAACTTTCAGAATTAACCAAGAATTAACCAAAGTAACTCTTAAAGATATGGCGTTCCAACAATATGTTTATGCCAACTATCAAACCAAAGATGATGTAATTTATTTTGTATGTTCTAAAGCAGTTCAAGAAAAATTAAATCGTAATTCAAGAGAATGTGCTAGGGTTAATATGCTAGCTAACATTGAACAATTCAGAATTTGATTATTCTTCATTGAAGAAGATGACAATAAATGAAGAATTGAATTTAGATCAAATGGCCCATCAGTTCGCACAGTGGCTGTTAAATGAGGTGGTGGAGGTCATGAAATGGCTTCTGGAGCAATCATTGAAGGCTTTGATAATATTGCTAATGTTGTATCTGATTGCTCTGACCAAATCAAAGAATATTTAAAGAATTAA
- the uvrB gene encoding excinuclease ABC subunit UvrB — MSNKKLQLVSKNKPAGHQPEAIKKLVDGIKNNKKYQTLLGATGTGKTFTIANVIEKTQKKTLVLAHNKTLAAQLYLEFKELFPNNAVEYFVSYFDFYQPEAYIPRTDMYIEKSSVTNDEIEMLRLATLNSLTTRNDVIVVASVACIYPAANPADFDLYRIILKVNNTLRLSDLKNNLVRLNYVNNPVSQEPGTFRVKGDVVEICPGYVNDHIIRLSFFGDELEEIAKIDPLNSTVMERYTSYVLGPANEYILNFERRDTAIQRIQEELMFRVAELKNNQKLLEAQRLEQRTNYDIDSIKEFGFCNGIENYAFHLELRDKGSTPWTLFDFFGKDWLMVIDESHMTVPQVKGMYNTDKSRKTTLVEYGFRLPSALENRPLNYDEFNKKSDQVIFISATPNEEEIELSNNVIVEQIVRPTGLLDPIIEVRPRTDQILDLLNELKIQKDKNERTFITVLTIKMAEDLTEFLKEKNIKCAYIHNELKTLERSLILNDLRRGKYDCVIGINLLREGLDIPEVSLVCIFDADKPGYFRSDKALIQTIGRAARNQNGRVIMYADEMTKAMQTAIDETNRRRTVQQEFNKKHNITPKSIIKPIHDDLRNKAAHKQIEETIRKSKAKGDKFVKLIEDLRKEMLEAAKNQNYEEAASLRDLIIELETNQLSKNQK; from the coding sequence ATGTCAAATAAGAAATTACAACTGGTTTCTAAAAATAAACCAGCAGGGCACCAACCAGAAGCTATTAAGAAATTAGTAGATGGAATTAAGAACAATAAAAAATACCAAACCCTATTAGGAGCAACAGGGACTGGTAAGACTTTTACAATTGCTAATGTGATTGAAAAAACCCAAAAAAAGACATTAGTATTAGCCCACAATAAAACACTAGCAGCACAACTATATTTGGAATTTAAAGAATTATTTCCAAACAATGCCGTTGAATATTTTGTTTCATACTTTGATTTTTATCAACCAGAAGCATACATTCCAAGAACTGATATGTATATTGAAAAAAGTTCGGTAACTAATGATGAAATCGAAATGTTGCGATTAGCAACTCTTAATTCACTAACCACAAGAAATGATGTTATTGTTGTAGCTTCTGTTGCTTGTATTTATCCAGCAGCTAATCCAGCTGATTTTGATTTATACCGAATTATTTTAAAAGTTAATAACACTTTACGACTAAGTGATTTAAAAAACAATTTAGTTAGATTAAATTACGTAAATAATCCCGTATCACAAGAGCCAGGAACATTTAGGGTTAAGGGTGATGTTGTTGAAATCTGTCCAGGGTATGTAAACGATCATATTATTCGTTTAAGTTTTTTTGGCGATGAATTAGAAGAAATTGCAAAAATCGATCCTTTAAATTCTACGGTGATGGAGCGTTATACTTCTTATGTATTAGGTCCAGCTAATGAATATATTCTTAATTTTGAAAGAAGAGATACTGCCATCCAAAGAATCCAAGAAGAATTAATGTTCCGTGTGGCTGAATTAAAAAATAATCAAAAATTATTAGAAGCTCAAAGATTAGAACAAAGAACTAACTATGACATTGATTCAATTAAAGAATTTGGTTTTTGTAATGGTATTGAAAACTATGCTTTTCATTTAGAATTACGCGATAAAGGTTCAACACCATGAACATTATTTGATTTCTTTGGTAAAGATTGATTGATGGTAATTGATGAATCTCATATGACAGTGCCACAAGTTAAGGGGATGTATAATACTGATAAATCAAGAAAAACTACATTGGTTGAATATGGTTTCAGACTGCCATCAGCACTAGAAAATAGACCATTAAATTACGATGAATTTAATAAAAAATCAGATCAAGTCATTTTCATTTCAGCTACACCAAATGAAGAAGAAATTGAATTATCAAATAATGTTATTGTTGAACAAATTGTTCGTCCAACAGGATTGCTAGATCCGATTATTGAAGTCCGTCCAAGAACTGATCAAATTTTAGATTTATTAAATGAATTAAAAATTCAAAAAGATAAAAATGAACGCACATTTATAACAGTTTTAACTATTAAGATGGCTGAAGATTTAACTGAATTTCTTAAAGAAAAAAATATCAAATGTGCCTATATTCATAATGAATTAAAAACCTTAGAACGATCATTAATTCTTAATGATCTAAGAAGAGGTAAATATGATTGTGTGATCGGTATCAATCTGTTAAGAGAAGGTCTAGATATTCCAGAAGTTTCATTGGTATGTATTTTTGATGCAGACAAGCCTGGGTATTTTAGAAGTGATAAAGCTTTAATTCAAACTATTGGTCGTGCTGCCAGAAATCAAAACGGTCGAGTTATCATGTATGCTGATGAGATGACAAAAGCAATGCAAACTGCTATTGATGAAACTAACCGTAGAAGAACTGTTCAACAAGAATTTAATAAAAAACACAACATTACACCTAAATCAATTATTAAGCCAATTCACGATGATTTAAGAAATAAAGCCGCTCATAAACAAATTGAAGAAACCATCCGTAAATCTAAGGCTAAAGGTGATAAATTTGTTAAATTAATCGAAGATTTAAGAAAAGAAATGCTTGAAGCTGCTAAGAACCAAAATTATGAAGAAGCAGCAAGTTTAAGAGATCTAATTATTGAACTAGAAACCAACCAATTATCTAAAAACCAGAAATAA